The following coding sequences are from one Epinephelus fuscoguttatus linkage group LG7, E.fuscoguttatus.final_Chr_v1 window:
- the her3 gene encoding hairy-related 3 translates to MVATTDCVEKSKPIAGNKVSKPLMEKKRRARINRCLDQLKSLLESYYSSNIRKRKLEKADILELTVKHLRNLQKTQSCTSAASDFSDFQTGFRSCLAHVNQYLLMADNLNGSDRWMLSQLSRKVCSSRGGQEVFSTMDRGLGQAETQDEVLRLLPSAAGPDERKLAKSKALKPQSSNTSPYLVGEDAHQSVLVAAPSQNKSSSNKRCHPVSHRHEAANTQHSVWRPW, encoded by the exons ATGGTGGCGACGACTGATTGCGTAGAAAAGTCCAAACCCATCGCTGGAAACAAG gtatCCAAACCACTCATGGAAAAGAAACGAAGAGCTCGTATAAACAGGTGTCTGGACCAGTTAAAATCTCTTCTGGAGAGCTATTACAGCAGTAAT ATTCGTAAGCGCAAACTGGAAAAGGCCGACATCTTGGAGCTAACTGTGAAACACCTAAGAAACCTCCAAAAGACCCAGAGCT GCACCTCCGCTGCTTCAGACTTCTCTGATTTTCAAACCGGTTTCCGCAGTTGCCTGGCACACGTCAACCAGTATTTGCTGATGGCAGACAACTTGAACGGGAGCGACCGCTGGATGTTATCGCAGCTCTCCAGGAAAGTCTGCAGTTCTCGGGGAGGACAGGAAGtgttcagcaccatggacagaggCCTGGGCCAAGCAGAGACACAGGATGAGGTGCTGAGACTTCTTCCATCTGCAGCTGGACCTGACGAGAGAAAACTGGCCAAATCTAAAGCTCTGAAACCCCAAAGTTCAAACACGTCTCCTTATTTAGTGGGTGAGGACGCACATCAGTCAGTCCTTGTTGCGGCGCCCTCACAAAACAAAAGTTCCAGTAACAAAAGGTGTCACCCTGTTAGTCACAGGCATGAAGCTGCAAACACTCAGCACAGTGTCTGGCGACCTTGGTAA